One Candidatus Desulfatibia profunda genomic window, AACCCGACACCCGACCCCTGACATCTTGTTATTCCATCTAAATTTAAGAATCTAACGCGCAAATGATGACTGTTCAATTATAACTTAAGCTTCGCGGACCAGTGTATAGTCGGCGAGCATCATCAGGATCTCTTTGGTTGTTGAGCCCTCAAAGACAGCAAGCGCACCTTTGGCGTTTTGACCATAATCTGCCGCCAGATTCTGAGTGTAAGTAATCCCGCCGTATTTATGCAGCAATCCTATCAATGTTTTAAAATCATGAACAGAAAAATCTTTGTCTGTAATTATTTTTTCCATCAAACGCCGGTCTTTTGCATCGGCGGCCCGGAGGGCATAAATAACCGGCAGTGTTAGTTTTCCTTCTTTAAGGTCTGCGCCGACGACTTTACCCAGAACATGGGTATCCAGGGTGTAATCGAGCAGGTCATCGATCATCTGGAAAGCGATCCCGAGATTGAAGCCGTACTTTGCCAAGGCAGCTTCCTTTTCTTTGGATGCTTCTGCGATCAGGGCACTTACCCGGCATGCCCCCTGAAAAAGAACTGCGGTTTTGCGCCGGATAATGTCCATGTATTCGGCTTCTGTAAGGTCTAAATGGCCTTTTCTCATGAGCTGATGGATTTCACCCTGGGACATGTTCTCGGTGATTTCCGCTACAACCTGAATGACATCCGGCTGCCGGACTGCGGCCGCAATCGATAGGGCTCGTGCCATCAAA contains:
- a CDS encoding polyprenyl synthetase family protein; the encoded protein is MSDLKHKILAMVKDDLAEIEVALEQNLRPQLDLVSKIAGHILFSGGKRLRPLLMVLSARLCGYGGNYDKTFSTIFEYLHAASLLHDDLVDEAAMRRGKPAAHLVWDNPSAVLVGDFLMARALSIAAAVRQPDVIQVVAEITENMSQGEIHQLMRKGHLDLTEAEYMDIIRRKTAVLFQGACRVSALIAEASKEKEAALAKYGFNLGIAFQMIDDLLDYTLDTHVLGKVVGADLKEGKLTLPVIYALRAADAKDRRLMEKIITDKDFSVHDFKTLIGLLHKYGGITYTQNLAADYGQNAKGALAVFEGSTTKEILMMLADYTLVREA